CTCGATCCTCGTGGAGGAATCGGTACTCCGTCGACGGGTGGGCAGCGCGGAGACCATGGCGGCGCAGCTGGGACACCTCCTGACGACCGCTGCGCTCCCTGCCGTGTCATTGGGCGTCATTCCCGCCTCAACGCCCGCCATATGGCCGCTGGAGACGTTCACCGTGTACGACGACACCACGGTCTATGTAGAGCTGCTGACGGCCGCCCTGACGATTACGGCGCCGTCGGAGATCGCTCAATACCTCGCCGCGTACGGCGAAATGGCTGACGCAGCGGTGTTCGGCCAGGACGCCTATCGCATCATCGCGGGCGCCCTCTCGGCACTCAGCTGAAGAGCCATAGAATTCCGTAGAACTTCATGGAACCTGCGCCTTTCCGGCTCCTACTGTCATCACTGAGACGACACGCGGCGGAGGTGCAGGGATGGATAAGGCAGCAATGTCGGGCCCGGTGTTCTTGACGGATCCATTGCCCGACGAACCCATCCCCGTCCCGGGGTGCGACGTCTGCCGCGGATTAGCGGCTTGGTGGCGTCGCGCAATGGATCCGAAGAGCGAGTCCTATGACCCTTCACGGGCGTCGGACTGGGCGATCGAGATCCGTCGTCACCCGCACCCGAAGAAGCAGGCGACGGCATGAGCATCCGTTCGTTGATTCGCCCCGTGACGCATCGGATCATCCAGCACCCGGACACCGACGTCACGCACGAGGCGGAATGCCTCCACTGCAGCTGGACGGCCAAGCCCTCCACGTCCACGGAAGCGGTAGACGTCGAATGCATGAGCCACGCGGGACGGAGCAATCACCGCGGATTCCGACGGGTAGTTACCGGATTCGCGTTTGTCGTCCGCGAGGGAGAGAATCCCGTACCGCCTGAGGCGTCCCCCACGCCAACTGACGGTTAGGTACGGGTCCGTGTCTGCCGACGGACACGGACAGGGGGAGGCGGCGTCATCCCACCCGGCGGCGCTGCCTCCTCCCCACAAGCCCGCGCGCTAGGGGCGTCACCTCCGGCGCGCGGTGGGCGGCTGGGGCCGGTTCCTCCCCTCAGGGTGAGGTCGACATGCCGGCCCCGGACCATCCCTGAGCCCCGTTCCCTGCATGGCGGTAGGGAGCGGGGCGATTTTATGCCCTATGCTGCGTGTGAAAGCTGCTCTGTTGCGTGATCCAGCGACGCCATGTCGAAGCCGCGCGGCCCCCACAGCGGCTCCACGGGGATACGCACCGCGTCCAGCAGCGTCATGTCGCTCGCGTACGTCAGCGCACACGTGTGCACCAGCGGATCGTCACCGAGCGGGCCGACCGCCCGCATCCACACCGCGCTGCGCGGGTCCGCGTCCTTGATCTCCTCCTGCGTCCAGCGCAGCCGGTCGACGTAGCGGATGTCGAACGGCTGACGCCGCGCCATCCGCTCCAGCGCCTCCGGCAGACCGCCCAGATGCTCACGCACCTCTTCGGCGACCGTCGGCAGCTCCTCCGGATCGGGCACCACCCGCGCGGGCGGCAGCTGGTGCTCGAAGCCGGCCTCCTCCGGGCGGTGGAAGGACGCCGTCAGATTGAAGATCGTGCGGCCCTGCTGGACGGCCGTCACCCGGCGCGTGGTGAAGGACCGGCCGTCCCTGATCCGCTCGACCTCGTAGACGATCGGCACCCCGGGACGGCCCGGCCGCAGGAAATAGGCGTGCAGCGAATGCACCGGCCGGTCCCCGTCGGTGGTGCGGCCCGCCGCCACCAGCGCCTGCCCGGCCACCTGCCCGCCGAAGACCCGCTGAAGGGACTCCTCGGGACTGCGGCCGCGGAAGATGTTGACCTCGATCCGTTCCAGGTCGAGCAGGTCGACCAGGCGCTCGGCGGGGTTCGTCATGCGGTTCGTCTCCACTCTCGCAGCGGCGCCGTCGGCACGGACGCGCTCACAACTGGCCCACGGAGGTGACCCGGACGACCGCCCGGCCCTCCTCGTCGGACGCGGCCAGATCGACCTCGGCACTGATGCCCCAGTCATGGTCGCCGTTCGGGTCGGCGAACGTCTGCCGGACGCGCCACAGGCCGTGCTCCGCGTCCTCGTCGATCTTCAGCAGCTTCGGCCCGCGGGCGTCCGGACCGGTGCCCAGCTCCTCGTACTCGTCCCAGTACGCGTCCATCGCCTCGCCCCACGCGTCCTCGTTCCAGCCCGCGTCGCCGTCCAGCTCCCCGAGGTCACGGACCCGGTCCAGCGCGGCCAGCTCGACCCGGCGGAACATCGCGTTGCGCACCAGCACCCGGAAGGCGCGGGCGTTGGCCGTGACCGGCTTGACCTCGTCGGCCCGCTCCTGCGCCTGCTCGGCCGTCTCCACCTCGGGATTGGCGAGCTGCTCCCACTCGTCGAGAAGACTGGAGTCGACCTGCCGGACCATCTCGCCGAGCCAGGCGATGAGGTCCTCCAGGTCCTCGGACTTGATGTCGTCCGGGATGGTGTGCTCCAGCGCCTTGTACGCGCTCGCGAGATAGCGCAGCACGATGCCCTCGGTCCGGGCCAGCTCGTAGTTCGAGGTGAACTCGGTGAACGTCATGGCGCGTTCGTACATGTCGCGGATCACCGACTTCGGCGACACCGGGTGGTCACCCACCCACGGGTGGCTCTGGCGGTAGACGTCGTACGCGTGCCACAGCAGCTCGCTCAGCGGCTTCGGGTACGTGACCTCCTGGAGGAGCTCCATCCGCTCCTCGTACTCGATGCCGTCGGCCTTCATCTGCCCGACCGCCTCACCGCGCGCCTTGTTCTGCTGCGCGGCGAGGATCTGACGCGGATCGTCGAGCGTCGACTCCACCACCGAGACCATGTCCAGCGCGTACGACGGCGAGTCGGCGTCCAGCAGCTCGAACGCGGCGAGCGCGAACGTGGACAGCGGCTGGTTCAGCGCGAAGTCCTGCTGCAGATCGACGGTGAGCCGCACGATGCGGCCCTCCGCGTCGGGCTTGTCCAGCTGCTCCACCACGCCGCCGTCCAGCAGCGAGCGGTAGATCGCGATCGCCCGGCGGATGTGGCGCAGCTGCGCCTTGCGCGGCTCGTGGTTGTCCTCCAGCAGGTGCCGCATCGCCTCGAAGGCGTTGCCGGGACGCGCGATGACGGACAGCAGCATGGTGTGCGTGACCCGGAAGCGTGAGGTCAGCGGCTCGGGATCGGACTGGATCAGCTTGTCGAACGTGGTCTCCGACCAGGCGACGAACCCCTCGGGCGCCTTCTTGCGGACGACCTTGCGCTTCTTCTTCGGGTCGTCGCCGGCCTTCTTGACCGCCTTCTCGTTCTCGACGACGTGCTCGGGGGCCTGCGCGACGACGAAGCCCGCCGTGTCGAAGCCCGCCCGCCCGGCCCGGCCCGCGATCTGGTGGAACTCGCGTGCCCGCAGCGTCCGCACCCGGGTGCCGTCGTACTTGGTGAGGGCGGTGAACAGCACGGTGCGGATGGGGACGTTGACTCCGACGCCGAGTGTGTCCGTACCGCAGATGACCTTCAGAAGCCCCGCCTGCGCGAGCTTCTCGACCAGGCGCCGGTACTTCGGGAGCATGCCCGCGTGGTGCACTCCGATGCCATGGCGTACGTAACGGGAAAGGTTCTGGCCGAACTTGGTGGTGAAGCGGAAGTTGCCGATGAGATCGGCGATCTTCTCCTTCTCCTCCTTGGTACACATGTTGATGCTCATCAGCGACTGTGCCCGCTCGACGGCCGCGGCCTGGGTGAAGTGCACGATGTAGACCGGCGACTGCCGGGTGTCCAGGAGCTCGGTGATCGTCTCGGTGATCGGCGTCAGCCGGTACTCGTAGCTGAGCGGGACCGGACGGGTCGCCGAGCGGACCACGGAGGTGGGGCGGCCGGTGCGCCGGGTCAGGTCCTCCTCGAACATCCGGACGTCACCGAGCGTGGCCGACATCAGGACGAACTGCGCCTGCGGCAGCTCCAGGATCGGGATCTGCCACGCCCAGCCGCGGTCCTGCTCCGCGTAGAAGTGGAACTCGTCCATGACGACCTGGCCGATGTCCGCGTACTTCCCGTCACGCAGCGCGATGGACGCGAGCACCTCGGCCGTGCAGCAGATCACGGGGGCGTCGGCGTTGACCGAGGCGTCACCGGTGAGCATGCCGACGTTCTCCGTACCGAACAGCTTGCACAGGTCGAAGAACTTCTCCGAGACCAGGGCCTTGATCGGGGCGGTGTAGAAGGTGACCTTGTCCTGGGCCAGGGCGGTGAAGTGCGCACCGGCCGCGACCAGGCTCTTTCCGGACCCGGTGGGGGTGGAAAGGATCACGTTGGCCCCGGAGACCACCTCGATCAGCGCCTCCTCCTGAGCGGGATAGAGGGTGATCCCCTGCGTCTCGGTCCATGACGAAAAGGCCTCGAAGAGGGCGTCGGGGTCGTCGGTCGGGGGCAGCTGATCGATAAGGGTCACACCCCCATCTTGCCTGTCTTCCACCCCGATGAGGGAACCGGACGACGGCGCGAAGATCACGGACGATACGCTTCCCTCTCAACTCGGCCGCACCGCAACGATGGTGGCCGGAACCCGCGCGCAGGCAACACCTGTCGCACTCACGACACCTACGCGACATCCAATGGGGGCGGAAACAGCCATGATGGGACCGGCACACTCACTGTCAGGGGCAGCGGCCTGGCTGGGGGTGGGCGCGGCGGCGGCTGCCGCAGGCCACGCCATGCCGTGGCCCGTCCTGGTCGTCGGCGCGCTGATCACCGCCGGCGCGGCGCTCGCCCCGGACCTCGACCACAAGTCGGCGACCATCTCGCGCGCCTTCGGACCCGTGTCCCGCGGACTCTGCGAGATCGTCGACAAGCTCTCGCACGCCGTGTACAAGGCCACGAAGATGCGGGGCGACTCGAATCGCAACGGTGGTCACCGGACGCTGACCCACACCTGGCTGTGGGCGGTCCTGATCGGCGGGGGCGCCTCCGCCGCGGCGATCACCGGCGGCCGGTGGGCGGTGCTGGCGATCCTCTTCGTCCACCTGGTGCTCGCCGTCGAGGGTCTGCTGTGGCGGGCCGCCCGGATGTCCAGCGACGTACTGGTGTGGCTGCTCGGTGCGACCAGCGCGTGGATTCTCGCGGGCGTCCTGGACAAGCCGGGCAATGGCTCGGACTGGCTCTTCAACGCCCCCGGCCAGGAATACCTCTGGCTCGGTCTGCCCATCGTGCTGGGCGCTCTCGTCCATGACATCGGCGACGCGCTGACCGTCTCGGGCTGCCCGATCCTGTGGCCGATCCCGGTCGGCCGCAAGCGCTGGTACCCGATCGGCCCGCCGAAGGCCATGCGGTTCAGGGCAGGCAGCTGGGTGGAGCTGAAGGTGCTGATGCCGGTGTTCATGGTGCTCGGGGGAGTGGGCGGGGCTGCCGCCATGAACCTCATCTGACGCACCGCGGCCCTGAACCCGTCAGGGCTCAGGGCCGGTCGGCC
This genomic interval from Streptomyces sp. NBC_00464 contains the following:
- a CDS encoding metal-dependent hydrolase, which translates into the protein MMGPAHSLSGAAAWLGVGAAAAAAGHAMPWPVLVVGALITAGAALAPDLDHKSATISRAFGPVSRGLCEIVDKLSHAVYKATKMRGDSNRNGGHRTLTHTWLWAVLIGGGASAAAITGGRWAVLAILFVHLVLAVEGLLWRAARMSSDVLVWLLGATSAWILAGVLDKPGNGSDWLFNAPGQEYLWLGLPIVLGALVHDIGDALTVSGCPILWPIPVGRKRWYPIGPPKAMRFRAGSWVELKVLMPVFMVLGGVGGAAAMNLI
- a CDS encoding DUF7848 domain-containing protein, whose product is MSIRSLIRPVTHRIIQHPDTDVTHEAECLHCSWTAKPSTSTEAVDVECMSHAGRSNHRGFRRVVTGFAFVVREGENPVPPEASPTPTDG
- a CDS encoding DEAD/DEAH box helicase encodes the protein MTLIDQLPPTDDPDALFEAFSSWTETQGITLYPAQEEALIEVVSGANVILSTPTGSGKSLVAAGAHFTALAQDKVTFYTAPIKALVSEKFFDLCKLFGTENVGMLTGDASVNADAPVICCTAEVLASIALRDGKYADIGQVVMDEFHFYAEQDRGWAWQIPILELPQAQFVLMSATLGDVRMFEEDLTRRTGRPTSVVRSATRPVPLSYEYRLTPITETITELLDTRQSPVYIVHFTQAAAVERAQSLMSINMCTKEEKEKIADLIGNFRFTTKFGQNLSRYVRHGIGVHHAGMLPKYRRLVEKLAQAGLLKVICGTDTLGVGVNVPIRTVLFTALTKYDGTRVRTLRAREFHQIAGRAGRAGFDTAGFVVAQAPEHVVENEKAVKKAGDDPKKKRKVVRKKAPEGFVAWSETTFDKLIQSDPEPLTSRFRVTHTMLLSVIARPGNAFEAMRHLLEDNHEPRKAQLRHIRRAIAIYRSLLDGGVVEQLDKPDAEGRIVRLTVDLQQDFALNQPLSTFALAAFELLDADSPSYALDMVSVVESTLDDPRQILAAQQNKARGEAVGQMKADGIEYEERMELLQEVTYPKPLSELLWHAYDVYRQSHPWVGDHPVSPKSVIRDMYERAMTFTEFTSNYELARTEGIVLRYLASAYKALEHTIPDDIKSEDLEDLIAWLGEMVRQVDSSLLDEWEQLANPEVETAEQAQERADEVKPVTANARAFRVLVRNAMFRRVELAALDRVRDLGELDGDAGWNEDAWGEAMDAYWDEYEELGTGPDARGPKLLKIDEDAEHGLWRVRQTFADPNGDHDWGISAEVDLAASDEEGRAVVRVTSVGQL
- a CDS encoding acyl-CoA thioesterase — its product is MTNPAERLVDLLDLERIEVNIFRGRSPEESLQRVFGGQVAGQALVAAGRTTDGDRPVHSLHAYFLRPGRPGVPIVYEVERIRDGRSFTTRRVTAVQQGRTIFNLTASFHRPEEAGFEHQLPPARVVPDPEELPTVAEEVREHLGGLPEALERMARRQPFDIRYVDRLRWTQEEIKDADPRSAVWMRAVGPLGDDPLVHTCALTYASDMTLLDAVRIPVEPLWGPRGFDMASLDHATEQLSHAA